Proteins from a genomic interval of Pseudomonas paeninsulae:
- a CDS encoding IS1182 family transposase codes for MSRFRPIDRKTDYLLPPSMDDWLPEAHLARFILEAIERLDLSALTRRYGGRGSAAYHPEVLLSLLVYGYATGTFSSRMIERATYDSLAFRYLASGSHPDHDTLASFRRRFLDELAGIFLQVLELAGEMKLLKLGTISLDGTKLHASASRHSALSYGHIQTLERQLKAEVQELLALAERADQAELPVGIDLPDEIKRRQDRLLAMDAAKAKIEVRARARFEQDQAAYQEKLAKRAARTAETGKKPGGKPPKAPVEGPTEHDQINLTDEDSRIMRVAGGGFEQCYNAQAAVDTDTLLVVAPGLTQAGNDKQQVVPMLAELKALPESLGQVNVVLGDCGYNSESNIAACEAAGIEPYLAVAREDHHPHWKARFEELAALDADATVQQRMAHKLKSQPGRRLYALRKQTVEPVFGIIKSVMGFRQFLLRGKDKVSGEWRLVCLAWNLKRMAVLRHKSVQCG; via the coding sequence ATGAGCCGCTTTCGTCCGATCGACCGCAAGACTGACTACCTGCTCCCGCCATCGATGGATGACTGGCTGCCAGAAGCCCACCTGGCCCGTTTCATTCTCGAAGCCATCGAACGGCTCGACTTGAGTGCGCTCACCCGGCGTTATGGCGGACGCGGCAGCGCCGCCTATCACCCCGAGGTGCTGCTTAGTCTGCTGGTCTATGGCTATGCCACCGGCACCTTTTCCAGCCGTATGATCGAACGCGCCACTTACGACTCGCTCGCCTTTCGCTACCTGGCCTCAGGCAGTCACCCCGATCACGACACCCTGGCCAGCTTCCGCCGCCGCTTCCTCGACGAGTTGGCCGGCATCTTCCTTCAGGTGCTGGAGCTGGCGGGCGAGATGAAGCTGCTCAAGCTCGGCACCATCAGCCTCGACGGCACCAAGCTGCATGCCAGCGCCTCACGCCACAGTGCACTGTCCTATGGCCATATCCAGACACTCGAACGCCAGCTCAAGGCCGAAGTGCAGGAGCTCCTGGCGCTGGCTGAACGGGCCGACCAGGCAGAGCTCCCCGTCGGCATCGATCTGCCGGACGAGATCAAACGCCGGCAAGATCGCTTGCTCGCCATGGACGCGGCGAAGGCCAAGATCGAGGTGCGCGCCCGTGCGCGTTTCGAGCAGGATCAGGCCGCCTACCAAGAGAAGCTTGCCAAGCGTGCGGCGCGCACGGCAGAAACGGGCAAGAAGCCCGGCGGCAAGCCGCCCAAAGCCCCAGTGGAAGGGCCTACCGAACACGACCAAATCAACCTCACCGACGAAGACTCGCGCATCATGCGGGTGGCTGGCGGCGGCTTCGAACAGTGCTACAACGCCCAGGCCGCAGTGGATACCGACACCCTGTTGGTGGTGGCGCCAGGCCTCACTCAGGCGGGCAACGACAAGCAACAAGTCGTCCCCATGCTGGCCGAGCTTAAGGCGCTACCGGAGTCATTGGGTCAGGTGAACGTGGTGCTCGGGGACTGTGGCTACAACAGCGAAAGCAACATCGCCGCCTGCGAGGCGGCGGGAATCGAGCCCTACCTGGCGGTGGCACGCGAAGATCATCACCCGCACTGGAAGGCGCGCTTCGAGGAGCTGGCAGCGCTCGACGCTGATGCCACAGTGCAACAACGCATGGCGCACAAACTCAAGAGCCAGCCGGGGCGCCGCCTCTATGCGCTGCGCAAACAGACGGTGGAACCGGTGTTCGGCATCATCAAGTCGGTCATGGGTTTTCGCCAGTTTCTGCTGCGAGGCAAGGACAAGGTGAGCGGCGAATGGCGCCTG
- a CDS encoding DUF547 domain-containing protein encodes MRTLLLSLMLWLSSPLYASNFDHEHAQWSELLEQHVAWVNQGVASTVDYRGFQQDQAELASYLATLSNVSRQQFDGWSRDRRLVFLLNAYNAFTVQLILDHYPLESIKDIGGLFSSPWKQAFIPLLGQSLSLDQIEHTLIRAPGVYDEPRIHFAANCASVGCPALRSEAFVASTLDGQLEDSQRRFLKDRSRNRFDSASGSFQVSKIFAWYAEDFAKRWGSLDNYLIQQAPLLSPPAQRPAANSTPRIEYLDYDWSLNQSS; translated from the coding sequence ATGCGCACTCTGTTACTCAGCCTCATGCTCTGGCTAAGCAGTCCGCTATATGCCAGCAACTTCGACCATGAGCATGCGCAGTGGAGCGAACTGCTGGAGCAACACGTCGCCTGGGTTAACCAGGGGGTGGCCAGTACCGTCGACTATCGAGGTTTCCAACAGGATCAGGCAGAACTGGCAAGCTATCTGGCCACGCTGTCGAACGTCTCCCGCCAGCAATTCGACGGCTGGAGCCGTGATCGGCGCCTGGTCTTTCTGCTCAACGCCTATAACGCCTTCACGGTACAGCTGATCCTCGACCACTACCCGCTGGAGTCGATCAAGGATATCGGCGGGCTGTTCAGCAGCCCCTGGAAGCAGGCGTTCATCCCTCTGCTGGGGCAAAGCCTGAGCCTGGACCAGATCGAGCACACACTAATCCGCGCACCCGGCGTCTACGACGAACCGCGCATCCACTTTGCCGCCAATTGTGCCTCGGTCGGTTGCCCGGCCCTGCGCAGCGAAGCCTTCGTGGCCAGCACCCTCGACGGGCAACTCGAAGACAGCCAGCGACGCTTCCTGAAAGATCGCAGCCGTAACCGCTTCGACTCGGCCAGCGGTAGCTTCCAGGTCTCGAAAATCTTCGCTTGGTACGCTGAGGACTTCGCCAAGCGCTGGGGCTCGCTGGACAACTACCTGATCCAGCAAGCCCCCCTGCTCAGCCCTCCGGCACAGCGGCCTGCAGCCAATAGCACGCCCAGGATCGAGTACCTCGACTATGACTGGTCACTCAATCAATCCAGCTGA
- a CDS encoding flavodoxin family protein: MSKQSLPPAQYADLRAVFINTTLKPSPEPSHTEVLMDVSQAIMRAQGVKVEHIRAADHVLAPGVQPDMTAHGFERDDWPTLYARVKQADILVIGSPIWLGERSSICWSVIERLYAQSADLNGKGQYVYYGKVGGCIVTGNEDGVKHVATGVLYALQHLGYSIPPQADAGWIGEAGPGPSYGDRQDDGSRVGFANDFTQRNTTFMTWNLLHLARLLKDVGGIPAYGNVREQWDAGNHFDHPNPEYR; encoded by the coding sequence ATGAGCAAGCAATCACTGCCACCGGCCCAGTATGCGGATCTGCGCGCCGTGTTCATCAACACCACGCTCAAGCCTTCCCCCGAGCCCTCGCACACCGAAGTACTGATGGACGTATCCCAGGCAATCATGCGCGCGCAGGGGGTCAAGGTGGAGCACATTCGCGCCGCCGACCATGTGCTCGCTCCCGGCGTGCAGCCGGATATGACCGCGCATGGTTTCGAGCGCGACGATTGGCCCACGCTCTACGCCCGGGTGAAACAGGCGGACATTCTGGTGATCGGTTCGCCAATCTGGCTGGGGGAGCGCTCGTCGATCTGTTGGAGCGTGATCGAGCGCCTATACGCGCAGTCGGCGGATCTGAACGGCAAGGGTCAGTACGTCTATTACGGCAAGGTCGGCGGCTGCATCGTCACCGGCAACGAAGATGGTGTTAAGCATGTCGCCACCGGGGTGCTGTATGCCCTGCAGCATCTGGGCTACAGCATCCCGCCGCAAGCCGACGCCGGTTGGATCGGTGAAGCCGGCCCCGGCCCCAGCTACGGCGACCGCCAGGACGATGGCAGTCGGGTCGGGTTCGCCAACGACTTTACCCAGCGCAACACCACCTTCATGACCTGGAACCTGCTGCATCTGGCTCGCCTGCTCAAGGATGTCGGCGGCATACCGGCCTATGGCAATGTGCGCGAGCAGTGGGATGCGGGCAACCACTTCGACCACCCCAACCCGGAGTATCGTTAG